In one Methylocaldum szegediense genomic region, the following are encoded:
- the pdxJ gene encoding pyridoxine 5'-phosphate synthase — translation MTTLRPILLGVNIDHVATIRQARRTKYPEVIQAALLAEQAGADGITAHLREDRRHIQDRDIRLLREMIETRLNLEMAVTDEMVAIAREVRPQACCLVPERREELTTEGGLDVVGNFQRIHAACKALGEAEVEVSLFIDADFRQIEAAAKTGAPVIELHTGHYADAVSEKNRKDELDQLARAAEYAAGVGLKVNAGHGLNYHNVAEVCRIPQIEELNIGHSIVARALFVGLERAVSEMKRIMETARSSIDP, via the coding sequence ATGACGACACTTCGTCCTATCTTACTCGGCGTAAATATCGATCACGTCGCCACGATCCGACAGGCTCGGCGCACCAAATATCCGGAGGTGATTCAGGCGGCCTTGCTCGCGGAGCAAGCAGGCGCCGATGGTATCACCGCTCATCTTCGCGAGGATCGCAGGCATATCCAGGACCGGGACATCAGGTTGCTGCGAGAGATGATCGAGACCCGTTTGAATCTGGAAATGGCGGTAACCGATGAAATGGTGGCCATTGCAAGAGAAGTGCGCCCCCAAGCCTGTTGCCTGGTTCCAGAACGACGCGAGGAATTGACGACGGAAGGCGGCCTCGACGTCGTGGGGAATTTCCAACGAATTCATGCCGCTTGCAAAGCATTGGGCGAAGCGGAAGTGGAGGTTTCGCTGTTCATCGATGCCGATTTTCGGCAGATCGAAGCGGCAGCGAAAACCGGAGCCCCGGTCATCGAGCTACACACGGGACACTATGCCGACGCCGTTTCCGAAAAGAATCGCAAGGACGAGCTTGACCAGTTGGCCCGCGCGGCGGAATATGCCGCCGGAGTCGGTCTTAAAGTGAATGCCGGGCATGGATTGAATTACCACAACGTAGCCGAAGTTTGCCGTATTCCTCAGATCGAGGAACTCAATATCGGGCATTCGATTGTGGCACGAGCCCTGTTCGTTGGATTAGAGCGGGCGGTAAGCGAGATGAAGCGGATCATGGAAACGGCGCGCTCGTCGATTGACCCATAG
- the lepB gene encoding signal peptidase I: MDFDFSFFLVMATAVTGIIWGGYVLLRRVRPNVAAGKEPVIVEYARSFFPIVLIVLLLRSFLVEPFRIPSGSMMPTLLIGDFILVNKYAYGIRLPVLNTKIIEVGKPKRGDIMVFRFPKDPTVDYIKRVVGLPGDRIGYYNKQLYVNGKPIKQTYIAEYQGVGQGSVMTGARLLSEDLDGVTHDILIREDQPSVQGEFTIPEGHYFVMGDNRDNSNDSRYWGTVPESHLVGKAFFIWMSWDWENGGIAFDRLGTILN; encoded by the coding sequence ATGGATTTCGATTTTTCATTCTTTTTGGTGATGGCAACAGCCGTGACCGGGATCATCTGGGGCGGCTATGTGTTGCTGCGACGTGTTCGACCGAATGTTGCTGCAGGGAAAGAACCGGTCATCGTGGAATATGCCCGTTCGTTTTTTCCGATTGTTCTCATCGTGCTTCTGCTGCGGTCATTCTTGGTGGAGCCTTTCCGTATTCCCTCTGGTTCCATGATGCCGACCCTTCTTATTGGCGATTTCATTCTCGTCAACAAATATGCCTACGGCATTCGTCTTCCGGTTTTGAACACCAAGATCATCGAAGTAGGCAAGCCCAAACGTGGCGACATCATGGTGTTCCGCTTTCCAAAAGACCCGACGGTGGATTACATCAAGCGAGTCGTCGGTCTGCCCGGTGATCGTATCGGCTATTACAACAAGCAGCTTTACGTGAACGGCAAGCCCATCAAGCAAACCTATATTGCCGAATATCAAGGCGTCGGGCAGGGCAGCGTGATGACCGGCGCTCGTCTTTTGAGCGAGGATTTGGACGGCGTGACGCATGACATCTTGATTCGCGAGGACCAGCCATCGGTACAGGGGGAATTTACGATACCCGAAGGTCATTATTTTGTTATGGGTGATAATCGGGACAACAGCAACGACAGTCGTTACTGGGGTACCGTTCCGGAAAGCCACTTGGTCGGAAAGGCCTTTTTCATCTGGATGAGTTGGGACTGGGAGAACGGCGGCATCGCATTTGATCGTCTCGGTACTATATTGAATTAG
- a CDS encoding DUF4845 domain-containing protein: MVTSSAHQNGLTLIGFLWVAFLIGFFSLLVLKIGPIYLEHYKVVSSLESLKKENDIASKSREEILSLLQKRWEINMVERVTAKDVKIIKNGSYLKVEIAYDVAQHLFGNVDALLHFDDLIEVGAK; the protein is encoded by the coding sequence ATGGTCACTTCATCCGCTCATCAGAACGGGCTGACGCTGATCGGCTTTCTGTGGGTTGCATTTCTTATCGGTTTTTTTTCCCTGCTTGTACTTAAAATCGGCCCTATCTACCTGGAACATTACAAGGTCGTATCATCGCTTGAGTCGCTCAAGAAGGAGAACGACATCGCTTCGAAATCCCGAGAGGAGATCCTGAGTCTTCTGCAGAAACGGTGGGAAATAAACATGGTCGAACGGGTAACGGCAAAAGATGTGAAGATCATTAAGAACGGATCATATCTAAAGGTTGAAATAGCGTATGACGTTGCCCAGCACCTTTTTGGAAACGTGGATGCCTTGCTTCACTTTGACGACCTTATTGAGGTTGGGGCGAAATGA
- the recO gene encoding DNA repair protein RecO, with protein sequence MSNDESPGTSAEHHGRVSLQNGFVLHRRPYRESSLLLDVFTLNFGRLRLLAKGARKNKKGLHALLQPFVHLRLSWVGVGELPVLTAAESMGSAINLNGPKLFCGFYMNELLLNFLPSRDPHPEVFHLYGNTLIQLAADDNIERILRLFEVSLLCEMGYGMVFDREVTSGQPINPEKRYVYRIEQGPVENGEGGSDTVGGATLLGLGQRTLNDPDQLLEAKYLMRRVIQYHLNGKPLKSRDFFKQLTKSRPS encoded by the coding sequence ATGTCGAATGACGAGAGCCCAGGAACTTCAGCGGAACATCATGGCCGGGTCTCGCTGCAGAATGGCTTTGTTCTTCACCGGCGCCCCTATCGAGAGTCCAGCCTTCTTCTTGACGTATTCACATTGAATTTCGGTCGCCTCCGTCTGCTGGCGAAAGGTGCGCGCAAGAATAAGAAGGGACTACATGCTTTATTGCAGCCGTTCGTTCACTTGCGCCTCTCTTGGGTTGGGGTAGGCGAGCTGCCGGTCCTGACAGCCGCGGAATCGATGGGAAGCGCCATAAATCTTAATGGACCGAAACTGTTCTGCGGATTTTACATGAACGAGCTGCTCCTAAATTTTCTCCCCTCGCGCGATCCTCATCCGGAGGTATTCCATCTCTATGGCAATACGCTTATTCAACTTGCGGCGGATGACAACATCGAGCGGATTTTACGGTTGTTCGAAGTTTCGCTGTTGTGCGAGATGGGGTACGGCATGGTTTTTGATCGTGAGGTTACGTCCGGACAGCCGATCAATCCGGAAAAAAGGTATGTCTACAGGATCGAGCAAGGTCCAGTAGAAAACGGTGAAGGCGGTTCGGATACGGTCGGCGGGGCTACATTGCTCGGGTTGGGGCAGCGAACGCTGAACGATCCCGATCAACTTCTCGAGGCGAAATATCTCATGCGGCGAGTGATCCAATATCATCTCAACGGAAAGCCGCTCAAGAGTCGCGACTTTTTCAAGCAACTCACAAAAAGCAGGCCATCATGA
- a CDS encoding methyltransferase family protein: MFFAGFLWGGWAILTFRRHSAEILPSSTVHSAFVTSGPYRWSRNPMYLGAIVMGIGAALIAGTWLMWLVPLALFLLQNFVIIPFEERSMRHTFGEEYEAYCARVRRWF; this comes from the coding sequence GTGTTCTTCGCGGGGTTTCTCTGGGGTGGGTGGGCTATCCTGACGTTCCGGCGACATAGTGCCGAAATCCTTCCTTCTTCCACTGTCCATTCGGCGTTCGTCACGAGTGGCCCGTATCGCTGGTCACGCAATCCCATGTATCTCGGCGCGATTGTCATGGGCATTGGCGCAGCGTTGATCGCCGGCACGTGGCTTATGTGGCTCGTGCCTCTGGCCCTGTTCCTGCTTCAGAACTTCGTGATCATCCCTTTCGAAGAGCGCAGCATGAGACACACGTTCGGCGAAGAGTATGAGGCGTATTGCGCGCGCGTGCGGCGGTGGTTCTGA
- the folE gene encoding GTP cyclohydrolase I FolE, producing the protein MQNVMEQLFSQLIQALGEDVTREGLVDTPRRAAAAFRFLNSGYNQRLERVLNNAVFEADTEDMVIVKDIELYSLCEHHLLPFIGKCHVAYLPKGKVIGLSKVARIVEMYARRLQIQERLTKQIADAIQTAINPAGVAVVIEAKHLCMMMRGVEKQNSVMTTSSMLGLFRKQISTRSEFLNLINR; encoded by the coding sequence ATGCAGAACGTAATGGAGCAACTTTTCTCTCAACTCATTCAAGCGCTCGGAGAAGATGTGACCCGAGAGGGTCTGGTCGATACCCCTCGGCGAGCGGCGGCGGCTTTTCGCTTCCTCAACAGTGGTTACAATCAGCGCTTGGAGCGTGTGCTCAACAACGCCGTCTTCGAAGCGGACACCGAGGATATGGTGATCGTGAAGGACATCGAACTGTACTCGCTGTGCGAACACCATCTCCTCCCATTTATCGGTAAATGCCATGTGGCGTATCTGCCGAAAGGCAAGGTGATCGGCCTTTCCAAGGTTGCGCGTATCGTCGAGATGTATGCCCGACGCCTTCAGATTCAGGAACGATTGACGAAACAAATCGCGGATGCCATTCAGACAGCCATCAACCCGGCAGGGGTCGCCGTGGTGATCGAGGCCAAGCATCTGTGCATGATGATGCGAGGTGTCGAGAAGCAGAACTCGGTCATGACCACCTCGTCCATGCTGGGTTTGTTCCGCAAACAAATTAGTACGCGCTCGGAATTCCTTAACCTCATCAATCGGTAA
- the rnc gene encoding ribonuclease III, with protein MLEPEKIARKLGLHFNNPALVKRALTHRSAESDNNERLEFLGDSVLGFVIAEKLYDKFSEADEGVLSRLRATLVNQASLAELARKLNLGDYLVLGSGELKSGGYRRDSILSDALEAVIGALLIDQGMDACRKWILKLFAEPIDRLSLQDWKKDPKTRLQELMQARGVELPTYTLKAVSGQPHDQSFCVECRVSLIPVSCEGVGSSRKKAEQQAAEKMLALLAEKLGFKP; from the coding sequence ATATTGGAACCGGAGAAAATCGCAAGAAAGCTGGGCTTGCACTTCAATAACCCAGCCTTGGTTAAGAGGGCCTTGACCCACAGGAGCGCCGAGAGCGATAACAACGAACGCCTTGAGTTCCTGGGCGATTCTGTGCTCGGATTTGTGATCGCAGAGAAGCTCTATGACAAGTTCTCTGAGGCCGACGAAGGCGTGCTCAGCCGGCTGCGCGCCACGCTCGTGAATCAGGCTTCATTGGCGGAACTGGCGCGTAAATTGAACCTGGGCGATTACCTCGTCTTGGGCTCGGGTGAGCTGAAAAGCGGCGGATATCGGCGCGATTCGATTTTATCCGACGCCTTAGAGGCTGTGATCGGCGCGCTGCTCATCGACCAAGGGATGGATGCCTGTCGGAAGTGGATATTGAAGCTTTTTGCCGAGCCGATAGACCGTCTTTCACTGCAGGATTGGAAAAAGGATCCGAAGACCCGGCTGCAGGAATTGATGCAAGCGCGAGGCGTTGAATTGCCAACCTACACACTAAAGGCGGTTAGCGGCCAGCCGCACGATCAGAGCTTTTGCGTGGAGTGCCGTGTGTCGCTGATTCCGGTTTCCTGCGAAGGCGTTGGCTCTTCACGGAAAAAGGCGGAGCAGCAAGCGGCGGAAAAGATGTTGGCCCTGCTGGCGGAAAAACTGGGGTTCAAACCGTGA
- the era gene encoding GTPase Era has product MKAGFVALVGRPNVGKSTLLNYLIGQKISITSRRPQTTRHRIRGIKTTPEGQIVFVDTPGMHVSQKRAMNRYLNRAAASALVDVDVIVWLIDRPAWLPEDEWIFERIKSAGVPVILAINKVDRLEEKSVLLPFLEQAAARYAFADLVPVSALKGVNLDVLEKKILELLPEGDPIYPEDQITDKPERFFAAEIIREKLFRTLSEEVPHALTVEIEQFKVEGGLTRINAVIWVEREGQKVIVIGRNGAVLKKVGERARRELERMLECKVYLELWVKVRKGWSDDERALHSLGYVE; this is encoded by the coding sequence GTGAAAGCAGGCTTCGTCGCCCTCGTGGGGCGTCCCAACGTGGGCAAGTCAACCCTTCTCAATTACCTGATCGGCCAAAAAATCAGCATCACATCACGTCGGCCCCAGACGACGAGACATCGCATTCGCGGGATCAAAACCACTCCGGAAGGACAGATCGTTTTCGTCGATACGCCAGGCATGCATGTCAGCCAGAAACGTGCGATGAACCGCTACCTCAACCGGGCCGCAGCCTCCGCCCTGGTTGACGTTGACGTGATCGTCTGGCTGATCGATAGGCCGGCATGGCTTCCCGAGGATGAATGGATTTTCGAGCGGATCAAGTCGGCGGGCGTTCCTGTCATTCTGGCCATCAATAAAGTCGACCGGCTTGAGGAAAAGAGCGTTCTGTTGCCTTTTTTGGAACAGGCTGCAGCTCGCTACGCGTTTGCCGATCTGGTTCCGGTATCCGCCTTGAAGGGCGTCAATCTGGACGTGCTGGAGAAAAAAATCTTAGAGCTCTTGCCGGAAGGCGACCCGATCTATCCGGAAGATCAAATCACGGATAAGCCGGAACGTTTTTTCGCTGCTGAAATCATTCGGGAGAAGTTGTTTCGTACGCTGTCAGAGGAAGTGCCGCATGCACTGACGGTGGAAATCGAACAGTTCAAAGTCGAGGGCGGGTTGACGCGCATCAATGCGGTAATTTGGGTCGAGCGCGAGGGGCAGAAAGTCATCGTCATCGGCCGTAACGGCGCAGTCCTCAAAAAGGTCGGCGAGCGGGCGCGCCGTGAACTGGAACGCATGCTCGAGTGCAAGGTGTACCTGGAACTTTGGGTCAAAGTCAGGAAAGGCTGGTCGGATGACGAGCGTGCTTTGCACAGTCTCGGTTATGTCGAATGA
- the dusA gene encoding tRNA dihydrouridine(20/20a) synthase DusA, which produces MMEWTDRHFRYFVRLISRRVLLYTEMVTTSAILHGDRERLLGYHAAEKPLALQLGGSNPTELAACARIAEAYGFDEINLNVGCPSDRVQTGRFGACLMAEPELVAECVAAMAGAVSLPVTVKTRIGIDDRDSYEELAHFVEVVASGGCRTFIIHARKAWLKGLSPKENREIPPLRYDVVERLKNDYPTLEIILNGGVVDLDQAARHLERLDGVMIGRAAYHQPYLLAEADRRFFGDDRPVRTRRQVVEALLPYVEMELRRGVRLQSIARHILGLYHGRPGGRAWRRHLSQYATKPNAGTDVILEAARYCEE; this is translated from the coding sequence ATGATGGAATGGACAGACCGGCACTTTCGCTATTTTGTGCGATTGATTTCGCGCCGTGTGCTGCTCTATACCGAAATGGTGACGACAAGTGCGATTCTGCACGGGGATCGCGAGCGCCTGCTTGGCTATCATGCCGCTGAAAAGCCCTTGGCCTTGCAGTTAGGAGGCAGTAACCCTACGGAACTCGCCGCATGTGCGCGGATTGCAGAAGCTTATGGGTTCGATGAAATCAACCTCAATGTCGGCTGCCCGAGCGATCGGGTGCAGACCGGTCGGTTTGGTGCATGTCTGATGGCGGAACCCGAGTTGGTCGCTGAGTGTGTGGCGGCGATGGCCGGTGCCGTTTCGCTGCCGGTTACCGTCAAGACCCGAATCGGTATCGATGACAGAGACAGTTACGAAGAACTCGCACACTTCGTCGAAGTTGTCGCGTCTGGCGGCTGTCGTACCTTTATCATTCATGCCCGAAAAGCTTGGCTTAAAGGTTTGTCTCCCAAGGAGAACCGGGAAATACCGCCGCTAAGATACGACGTGGTCGAACGACTCAAGAACGACTATCCGACGTTGGAAATTATCCTGAATGGCGGTGTGGTTGATCTGGACCAGGCAGCACGACACCTCGAGCGTTTGGACGGCGTGATGATAGGCCGTGCGGCTTACCACCAGCCATACCTACTAGCGGAAGCCGATCGGCGATTTTTCGGCGATGACCGCCCCGTTCGCACGCGCCGCCAGGTGGTCGAGGCTCTGCTGCCGTACGTCGAGATGGAATTGAGGCGGGGTGTACGTCTACAGTCCATCGCTCGACACATTCTGGGTCTGTATCACGGTAGGCCGGGTGGGCGGGCGTGGCGTCGACATCTTAGTCAATACGCCACCAAGCCGAACGCGGGAACGGACGTGATTCTGGAGGCCGCTCGTTACTGTGAGGAGTGA